The sequence below is a genomic window from Bos javanicus breed banteng chromosome 5, ARS-OSU_banteng_1.0, whole genome shotgun sequence.
TGTCAGGGGGGTTTGGATATAGCCCCTTCCTCAGCATCACAGATGGCAATCTGCCAGGGACCCGGCCTGCCAGCCGCAGGATGCAGGTAATGGTGCTGCCACAGACCTGAGACTCGAGGAAAGGTGGGAGGGTGGTTAATGCAGTGCTTCATTTTTCTTGCATGCTGGCTGACTTGGCAAGTGGCATGCCTTCTAGGAGTGGGGAAAGGGGTGTGGAAGACAGGCTTTGTGATGCTCCTTTGAGAGGAGGatggaaaaaagcaagggagGCCATGGGCTTGGTTTGGGAGGGTGAGGTCGCATGTGGCCTCTGATTTCTATTCCTGACATGTTCCCGTAGGCTGGGGCTGTCTCCCCTTTTGGAATGCTGGGAATGGTAAGTCTTCATCTCCCTGCATCCTTCCATCTCAAACATGCTCTGTAACCCTTAGATATTAGTTCCAAATTTGTCTCTCTGAAATATAGGCTAATGGGTAACCCTAGAGTCTTCATGTGCTCACAAATCTCCGGGCCTGCTGTGTGCTGAGTCCTGTGAGCTGATGAAGCTAACTTACTGACTCCTGTGCTTCTAGGAGTCATGCCCATTAGGGAGATATAATTGCCTGGCAAAATGTCTTTGAGGAGGGAGGTGCTGTTGGAGGGCCAACTAGAGATGATGTGTAGGAGATTTTTCTACAGCTTCAGAAACAACCCCTTTATAGGTTAGACTCCAGTAACACAGACTTGCTTCTTAAAAGTAGGAGGAAATAGGTCAGGCAGGCAGGAAAAAGACGGGATCCTAGTAGCCACAGAGCCTGAGGAGGAGGGCGGGGTGGGTGGGAAGAGAAGCGTCGAGAGAGGCACACTTGTTCTGCTCCTGCTCACGAGGAATGAGGAGGAGCCGCTGCCAGATgtgaaggaaggggagagagggaccGTGTAGCCAGGTAGCCTATGGGAGCCTGAATTCGGCAACCTGACTCGGTTTCCTTTCTGCTCCAGTCAGGCGGCTTCATGGACATGTTTGGGATGATGAACGACATGATCGGCAACATGGTGAGGGTCTTGTGTCCCACCTCCCCTGGCAAGTCcctggaggtgggagtggggaaggCTGTGCTCACAGAGGCCTGCAGGCTGGATAAGACGGCCAGACCCGGGGAGCGCAGGGGTCCTGAGTGGGAAGCAGCGGCGGGCATCTCATGAAATGGGCAGTTAAGGCTCGGTCTCTCCAGGTCTGCCTGGCTTATTGTTGGACTCAGAGGGATTGGGGGGGTGATGGTGAGTCCTCAGTTTGCTTCGGGGCTGCAGGGAGGGATCCCTGCTCCAGAAGCCAGGCCCTGCCCACTCAGCCTTGCgattcccttccctccccaggagCACATGACAGCCGGAGGCAATTGCCAgaccttctcctcctccactgTCATCTCCTACTCCAACACTGGCGATGGAGCCCCCAAGGTCTACCAAGAGACGTCAGAGATGCGCTCGGCCCCAGGCGGGGTGAGTTGGAGGGCTCATCCTATCCCAGGGAGGCACAGTCAGGTGGCCTGGCTGGCTCTTTTCAAGAGGAGGTCTCGGGTGGTGTTTCCCGGCTGGCGAAGCCAGGTTTGGAAGGATCAACTGAGCATGTGGCTCTCCGCCTCCCCCAGATCCGGGAGACCCGGCGGACCGTGCGCGACTCCGACAGCGGGCTGGAGCAGATGTCCATTGGGCATCACATCCGGGATCGGGCTCACATCCTCCAGCGCTCCCGAAACCACCGCACGGGGGACCAGGAGGAGCGACAGGACTATATCAACCTGGATGAGAGTAAGCCCCCTTCCAGCtccagcctgccagcttcctgccACCAGCCCCTAGCCCCCTTCTCGTGAGCTGAGAAATGGCAGCTTTTTCTCCCTgcttcgatccctaggtcaggaagatcccctggagaaggaaatggcaacccactccagtattcttgcctggaaaatcccatggacagaggagcctggtgggctacagtccatggggttgcaaagagtcagtcacgactgagcccTCACGCATGCTCCCTAGCTCTGTACGTGTTTCTTGGGCAACATTATGGATGAGCTCCATGTTCTTCACTTACTCGGGGCCTCTTTGTCAGCTTAGGGCTAAGTCAGTACAGGAGATGGCCTCACCGGGGAGGGCAAACTCTTGTCACCTAAGTCAGATATTGATAGTAATCTACCCTATTCCATCAGTGTCTTCCTttctcatctttatttctttcaaatcagccaacatttattaaatatggtGTGTATGGGATTATGCTCCTTAACTAAGTATCCATTTCTGATTTCCTGCTCATGGCTTTGGGAAACCATGATGAATCCAacttcccttctcccctccccccacctccctgccccaagGCCTTTCAGCCTTGGGTTTTGGTCTCAGACCCTGTGGCTCAAGCCTGCATCGGGCACGGGTCTGCCTGGGAAGTAGGGTGGTACTCAGGTGCCCTGTGTGGTCTCCATGTCCTCTTCAGGTGAGGCCGCAGCATTTGATGACGAGTGGCGGAGAGAGACTTCCCGATTCCGGCAGCAGCGCCCTCTGGAATTTCGGAGGCATGAGGCTTCTGGGGGTGGAGGACGAAGGGCTGAGGGGCCTCCCCGCCTGGCTATACAGGGACCTGAGGACTCCCCATCCCGACAGTCGCGCCGCTACGACTGGTGAGGGCCCTGGGCCCTCAGCCTGTCTTGTATCTCTTGTAAGTaccagggggtgggcagggacaGGAGGGGGTGAGGCGTGTAATGTGAGCGTCACTCAGCCTTGAGGCAGAAGCAGCCTAGGTACCCAGCAACCACCACCTTGGATGGTAAAAGAGgttggtttttttggtttttttttttttttgtatttatttaaaaatttttaaaattttggctgtTATCAagttttagttgtagcatgtgggatctaattccctgaccagagatcaaacccaggtcccctgcgttgggagcgcagagccttagccactgaaccaccagggaagtcccttaatgtttatttattttggctgcaccaggtcttaggtTATGgcctgtgagatctagttccccaaccagggatgacacccgggcccccctgcattgggaacacagaatcctagccactggaccaccagggaagcccccaagtagAAGTTCTAATTGGTACAGAAAGACAGAACTCCTGGCTTCTGTGTCTTGTCTTCCTTTTAatttgtgtgtttctgtttccCATCCCAGGTACAAGCTGAGAGGCTGAGACGTCATCCCCTGAgataacttttcctcttcaactCCCACTCccaatttaatattaaattaacaGGCAAActggccccagcccctccctgggggTCTCAGGGAGAACCTTTCACTgccccttttcctttccttcttaaaCCTCTTTACCAGGATGACTTGATTTTTCACTTTGCTACTCCATCTCTgaatctccctcccttccttgttCTACTCCTGCCATGCATTGAAGGGGCTTTGAGGGTGAGCTCTGGGTTTAGGGGCCCCAGCGACCCTGGCTCTCTGCCCACCTCCTCCTTGGATCCCCTACTGTAGGGGCCACAGCGCTCGTCCAGGGCTGTGTGTGGAGGGAGAGGACCTGTCCCCAGCCCTTTCTCCCTTCCAACCCGCTTCACATCACAAAGGTCTTCCCCATACCCTCTCTGcctttattttttgatttgtgCAACTTGTAACTAGGTGTTTATGAAATAAAGGAGAATGGAAAAAAGACCAAGTAGGCATCtggctttacttttttttcttttaatgtattttattaaagtatagttgattgatgGTGTTGTGTCTGGCTTTGTTGATCTCTTCCATGTTCAGTTTCAACCCTCCTGTCTCCTAGTCACCTtgtgtttagtcgctgagttgtgtccagctctttgcaaccccatgaactcttttccaggcaagaatactggagtgggttgccatttccttctctagtcgCCTTACCTTCCCTCTGTCTCCGTGTGCGGCCTTCTTAACTCGTTCAAGCCCAGCACCGCGTGGTCCCGCAGTGGGGCTGTCAGTGCTTCATGAGAAGCAGCAATGCGTGTGGCCAGGCTGGGTTGCGGTTGAGACTGAGGGCGACTGTCCTGCAGGCTTCCTCGCTTTTGAGGGGGTGGCGGGGCACACCTGTAGGTGTCCGACAAGTTTTCTGCCCCTTGTCGCTTGGGCATTTCTTGCCTGGACTGTGGGCAGGAACACTTGGGGTACAGAGCAGGAAGGACCCCGCTCCAGTCTTCAAATGGGAGGAACTCGAGGCAGCAGTTTTCTTCAAAACCTCCAGCCCCAGTTGTTGAGAATTTGAGCCCAGGGAAGAAAATTAGCCTGGAACCTGAGCAGCTCTGGACCAGCTTGAGAAGCTCTAATTTCTCAAGACATTCGCTCCTGCTTGACCTGGCTCAGCAAATGGGTCACCCTGTCCCTCCCGGGAACTCACCAGTGATGGAGAGTGCCTGTGAGAGTCTGAGGGTGGTTTCTGCTTTATAAACATCTGCTGCCCTTGTCAGTTGATAAATCAAAGGTAAAAACAGCACCGGGTCCTCTCTGGGAAGGAGATTTTCCCGTGTCCTTGACAGGCAAACAGATTGAAGCAGGTTTATCCAGACACACAATGGGCAGACGAAGGTGAGCTCGTGAGCAACCAAGCACTGACGTCCTGTTCAGATCAGGTACTAAGTCTTAGTCACCCAGCCACTGACGATGCACTTCCAGGGTCAAAGGAACTAACCAGTGATGAATCCAGAAATCCCAGAAGTCAAACAGGAGAGAATTCATCTCCACCTGGGATGCTAAATTGGAGCTCAAAGCGTCTCCAGTCCTCAACTTCCAGTGTAAACTGTGCCCTGTCCAGGTCGCCCCTAGTTTCTTCCTCTGGGAGTGGAGGAACTGTCATCAATCTCCTGAGGAGGCAGCAGGTGAAAGAGCATGGGAGTGTAGAAGGAGCCCCCAGGCTCCTTGGCTCAGCTCTGCCACCAGCCCAGccatgtggccttgggcaagacCTCCcttccctggactgcagcagtAGGTGTCCCTTCTCACTCCAACGTCTCAGGCTGCAGCTCAAGCCCAACCTCTCACCCTGGATTCCCGCTCCAGTGCCCACGCTCTTTGGGTGTAGTTCTGAGTGGGGGCTGGAGCAGGCCAAGGGTTGCCCTGGTTTCTATCCAGGTGAGTCATCCAGGGTTTCACAAGCATTGCCGTTTGGGTCCTGGCTTCAAACACACGAATAAATCAATTTTCACCCCTGCTCCCAGCTCCTGGGTGATGACCACCCTGCAAACCCAGCTCATATTTGCAAGCCCTGTGATGGTATTCTTCAGCTAAGATACATGGTGGGAAACTAGGCACTAGCAAAATTGAATGAAATGCCCTAAACCCAGCCCCCTGGCACTTTCCTGACCTGTCTGCCATGGCAGGTGAGGGTCAGGGAGCAGGAAAGCACGCAGGAGGAATGCTGATGTTTCATTTCCAGGTCAGCTCTTTGAAATGGCTCAGTCGCCATGACCCAGCCTCGACCTGCCAGGTGTCCAGAGAATGTGGCCAGACTCACTTGGATGATTTCCTCCACCCGAGA
It includes:
- the MLF2 gene encoding myeloid leukemia factor 2 isoform X2, coding for MFRFMRDVEPEDPMFLMDPFAIHRQHMNRMLSGGFGYSPFLSITDGNLPGTRPASRRMQSGGFMDMFGMMNDMIGNMEHMTAGGNCQTFSSSTVISYSNTGDGAPKVYQETSEMRSAPGGIRETRRTVRDSDSGLEQMSIGHHIRDRAHILQRSRNHRTGDQEERQDYINLDESEAAAFDDEWRRETSRFRQQRPLEFRRHEASGGGGRRAEGPPRLAIQGPEDSPSRQSRRYDW
- the MLF2 gene encoding myeloid leukemia factor 2 isoform X1 — encoded protein: MFRFMRDVEPEDPMFLMDPFAIHRQHMNRMLSGGFGYSPFLSITDGNLPGTRPASRRMQAGAVSPFGMLGMSGGFMDMFGMMNDMIGNMEHMTAGGNCQTFSSSTVISYSNTGDGAPKVYQETSEMRSAPGGIRETRRTVRDSDSGLEQMSIGHHIRDRAHILQRSRNHRTGDQEERQDYINLDESEAAAFDDEWRRETSRFRQQRPLEFRRHEASGGGGRRAEGPPRLAIQGPEDSPSRQSRRYDW